AATAACCGGCGATAGCCGTACCGGAAGATACAGCGGCGGGCGGTATGCCAAGGCTCAACAAAAGGCCGTGGGCAACCCACCCGGTAAAGCCCGCAATGGCGAGAGATGCCACAACGGCTTTGATGGAGCACGGCGAACCACCACGCAGAAGTTTGATACCACCGCCAAGCATGGCTATCAGGACAGGGGGGCACCAGCCCCCCATCCATTGCAAGACGGCACTGAGCCACTGCACGCATGCTTCATAGGTCATGCGCTCGGGCATTATTCGCCGTCCTGTGCGGTGTTGTCGGGTGAAGGGGTCAGGTCGGGAAGGTTGCGAATATCGGCCGTCTGCCGTTCAAACTCTTCAAGGCTCGGAACGGTGTAACCCTCGGCACTGAGGCGCTTTGCCATCCTGTAGCCTTCCATGCCGACTCTCAACGCGGATTCAGCCAGGGCAAGAGCGGTGATAGGATCAAAGGGCATTACTCACCCCCTTTGCTGTAAAGGAAGGATCGCGCCTTGATGAAAAGCGCGGTGCAATCCTGCAAGGCGGTTTCGGCATCGATGCGCAGTTGCGACCAGTTCGGCGGCTCGGTCCTGGTCCTGGCATAGATCATGGCCGCATCGTCATAGGCCACGATTGCCCGCTTTGCCGTGTCCATCACCGGGGCAACTTTGGTTTCCAAGAACTGCACCCCATCCGGGGGCAAGGATGCGTGCAGGGAAAGGTATTCATCATGCAGGGCCGCGTACCCGGTATTCAACTCGGTACCGACGGCCACCCCCTTGTCATACGGTGCCAGGCCGGAAAGCGCGCACCCGGTCATAGCCGACGGCACCAACAGCAAAAGCAGGATCACGCCCGCCGCTTTGCCTGTTAGCTTGGGAACTATCTTAACGCTTACGTTCTTCGTTGCCTTGATACGGCCATAAATGGACAACAGGCCGCCAATGCCAACACCGATGGACAGGCCAACATCCACCATTTGCGACTGTGCCGCATCGTCCACACTGTACCCCATCGCCATAAGCACGGAGCACAGTATGGAGATGACGACACCCCACACGGTACGCGACTGCAACAAATGCTTCGTCTCTTCCATGATCAATCCTTTTGGCTAAATGTTTGCGCAAAAACAAAAGGCGCATCTTTAAAAGACGCGCCTATAATAGACTAACACACCGCATTACGCGATGTGCCTACGTGCGTATGCACATTTTAATTACACTTTAGACTCTGTTGTATTGTTGATTTGAGTTGATGATATGTATTCAAGTGTGTTTGTAATGGTAGATACAAACACTTCAACAGACATTTCTTCATGTCCACACCGCTTGCAACGTCGAATACGCACCGTTCTTTCGGTATCATCAAATGCCCTTGGGGCACTTGTAGGCGTTCCGCACTTTCGGCAGGCAAGAGACATATCAATCCCTCTCAATATCGTTCACGGTCCGTTCGTCCATGAATGCGGTCAGGTCCTGTTCTTTCACGCGGTAGCATGGCCGTTTTTGTGTGCCCATATTGTACCCACGCAACTCCTTACGCCTGATCAACCGGCGCACCCATTCGGGTCGCCTTTTCAAACGCGCTGCCACTTCATCAACGGTCAACGTCTGCATGCAGCATCCTCCCCATATGCCTTATTGCCGCGCGGCGGCTCTCATCGCGGAATGAAAGATAATGCGTCGTGCTCTTGGGGTCTTTGTGCCCCAGGGCTTGCGACACCTCCATAAACGGATCAACGCCCCGGCCTTCCGCTACCTGGGCAAGCATGAACTCGTATGTCTCGTTCGCAAAGGTCTTGCGCATACTATGCGTTGCCACGTCTTCGGCAATGCCACACCTCCCGAAGGCATCCTGCAACACGCGGCGCGCCTGGGTGTAGGATATGGCCTTGTTTTCGTCGCCCTGGGCACGGAACAGGAAAGAATCAGGGGCCGGGTATCCAAGCTCCCGAATCTGATCCAGAATAGCCCTCCGTGCTTCCGGTGCCAGATACACGACGCGGCTTTCCTGCTTGCCTTTCATGTGACGGCGGGCAACCCGAACAGTAAGGCGCACCTTGCCGCGGGCGGTTACATCGGCTACACGAAGAGAAAGCATTTCGCGTATGCGAAAGCCTGCAAGAATACCTAAAATAAATAGGCAACGATTACGAACCACATAGCGTCCGCTGAAGGCACCTACAGCCCCAGCAACCTCTTCGTGTGACAAGGGGCGGCAACCTGGCACAACACCTCCAAACACAAATCATCGTGCAACCATAGTTATCTGAATCAATCAGCCAATCGTAATAGACAAACAATAAACACAAACCACATATAAACAAGAATAATAAAATGATAAACGAACTAATTGAAAAATTAAAATTACTAGATGAAAGCACTGATTCTGTAGAAATAGAAAAATGCATCGCACACTTTTCAGAACAAGAAAAAATAGTACATGGACACATTGGATTTTTATTTATATACTCACTACTTCTAATAATACCAACAATATCTGAAATATACAACATAGAAGTCATCACAAAACTAGGAACAATAACATCAGGAATGATAAAAGCATTTTTTGCTATTGCAAACATTTTATACCCTTTTATATTCACATTCACAACGACAACAGTAAATGCAATAATTCCATTTTCCGCACTTCAAACATACACAAGAGGAAAGCTATCCAAAGCAACAGCATCTTACTTAATCAATGAAAACAAAATAAATCCATATTACACTGGATCTATTTTTCTCAGCATTTATAGAAAAAATGAAAAAATCAGAAAATTTAGCGCCATACTAACATTATTCTTTACGTTTTTTCCTTTACTTGTAGTATTTATACTTCCAGTAATATCACTATTTGTCTCAACAAAATCAACATGCAACACCTTGACACAACCATACAGCGCACTCTATGCCACATCAGCGTTAATACTAGCTTCATACAGCACAATCCACCTACTAATTAGCACAATCACAGCACTTAAAATATCTGAAAAACTTAAATCAAAAACCAAAAATTAGATAATAAAAAAGCACATCAATCACACAATTACACAATTACAAAATCACAAAACAACTACCATCATGAACTAGGAATATAAAGTGAATTACATAAACAGAAACGCACTTTGCACTTTTAAAGACAATGAAAGCATAATATCTTTTGCTAATACAATTAACAAAGAAGAAGAGTTAATATTCAAAAAACTTAAAACTCTTTTATTTTTTTCTTTAATAGCAATAATAGTACACAATTCAAAAGAAATCTCTATCACACCGCAAACATCTTTTTTGAAATTTTGCATAAAAGACAATATACAAATATCTTTATTCGCATACATACCATTTTTAATATACTTTTTACATGCGGTACCACATGCCATAAAATTAATACTTATAAACAAACTAAAAAGGCATTCAATAATAATATCTTCTTAATCTGAAAAATCAGACCTCAGTACAATCACAACAATATATAGCAAAATTGAATCAGCATACATTTATCAAATATCAATAGATACAGGAAATTCAGAAATAAAAATAAAAGATTATATAAAGGCGCCTGTTGACCCATATTTCCATCTTTATATGCTATCATCACTTCCATTCATCATCATAACATCATACGCTCTAAACATATCAACTATCGGCATTACAACTGCTTTATACCCAGAAACGCCAAGTGGATATTTTATTGTCTTGATAATATCCTATCAGGCACTATTTCTGCTCACACTAACAAGAACTACATCCCGTTTCACAAAACAACTTCAATCCCTTCGCGACCAACAAACACCGGCAACCCCGCCCGATCACCCCGATACGAAACAACCTGAATAGCCATGTCGTAACGGTCATGGCCGCCCGTATCGAAGTGGAACCAGGTCATGCCCGCGCCTGCTTCAATGCGCTGTATGAACTCAAAACAGGACAAATTGGGGTATGCCTGCAACTCTGCCCACACTTCGGCAGGCGTGATGTTGCGGAACTTGCAATCAAACGCCCTGCCGAACTTGTGCTGAGAAAGGGCCGCGCCGGTTCCGGTGCCCATCTCGCGCAAGCCGGATTCTTTGAAAGTTCCGCCCGCCTGCCAGTTGTTCACCACGATAGGGCCGTACCGCTTGCGCAGCCGATCCAACGTAACGAGGGCCAGTTGATCAAAGGCCATGAACATCATTGCACCGCGGGCCTTGTTCGCCTGATGGAACTCGGGGCCGACTAGTTCTTCAATTCGGAAATGTTCGGGCGTGTACATCGTTCTTCCTCCGTTTGCTCTCTGCATTCACACTTCGCGCACTTGGCGCGCTCAATCCACCACCAGGGCGGCGCGGTCTTGGGACACGGCCGCATGTTCGGATGCCGTTGCCGCCATTGCCGGGCCACCTCCCAAGAGACAGCGCCGATAGCCTGGGGGCTTGGCGGTGAAAACTGGCAACCATCCGCCACAGGCTACGGCCTCGCCTCGACCTGTTGCATAGCCAGGTAGCGCGGGCCGTACAGGTTCGCCTTCATGTATTCAAAGGCGTTCAACTCCCGCCAGCCTTTCACCTTGGCGCGCTCCACGTCGGCACGGCTCATGCTCCGCCGTTCCTTGGGGTGACAATGGGCGCACAACTCCACCCCGGCCAGGCCAGCGGGCGAAAGCAGGTAAAACGCCCCATGAATGCACCCTTGCGTGCAGGGGCCGCCCGGCAAAGCTTTGGCGCTGTTGTCCTGTAAAAACCGATGCGCCCGCAGCAACACCGTTGCCAACGATTCTCCGTATTCCAGCTTGCGCCCGCTCTCCACGATAGCGGCAAGGGCGTCCGTCAACTGGTCCTTCGTCAGGTACTTCAACGTCTTGTACCCCACGGAATACCCCACGTCGGACGGCGCGGGCAGATTCACGGCCTTATGCGCATTGGCAAGCCATAGCTCAAACTCGGGAAGCGTGATGCCTGTAAGCGTCTTCATGCGTCGCCCTCCGCTATGCCTTGATTACGGCAGCAATGGCCGGTTCGTATGCTTCACGATCAAGCCGGTTATTTTCGCAGAACACGGCCACCATCGCCGCAAAGTCTTCACCGGCAGAAACGTACCGGCTCACAAAGTCCACGGCCTGGGAAAGTGCCGGAAGCTTCTTGGAAGCCTTCTTTTCCGCACTCGGCAGGAAGTTGCCTTCACGCACTTTCAGGCAGTTGGAAACGTTCAACAGCCAGTCGAAAGACGCTTTCCACTCGTTCACCTCGCCCATCAGGTACGGGCAACGGCCCACACGGCGGAAATACTCTTCCCAATCGTCCAGGGCCTTGAACTCTGCCTTGCTTCGCGCCCTGATCGCGGCCTTGCGCTTGTCCGTTACCGCCGTACAACGGGGCAGCTTATGGCCGTTCGGCTGATCGTCCACCAACAGCCGGTTATACAGGTCGGCAACCTGCTGGCACGGGTCCGCCTTTGGGGCTTGCTCCGGTTCCAAAAGCGAAGGCTCAATTTCGTCAAGCGAAACAACGCTCACGTCGGCACCAGCCGACAAGGGTACGTTAGTACCCTCTCTTATTTCTTCTTTCTGTTCTTTGTTCTCTGTTCTCTGATTAGCGGAAGGAAGCAGACCTGTTTCCGTAAAGGCTTCCGCAAAGGCTTTCTTAAAAGCTTCGTGAAGCCCGTCAACCGTGGCTTTTGCGCTCTCTAGCATGTGCATTTTCAACGTGCTTTCGGGCAAAGCATCAAAGCCGCCGCGCCACGATTTGATCACATTCGGGCTTTCTGGAATGTTATATTTGAGGAAATTCGGGAACCACACCAGAAGCGCCCCGTCATGCTTCGCAATCCCTTGCGCCAAGACTTCCTGAAAGGCTTTCTCGAAGGCTTTCAACTCCATCCCAAGCTCATAAGCGAAGCCTGGCACATTGCCCCGAATCGCCCCTATCTGCGTTAGAGTTGGATGGGTAAGCAGAAAGAAGATGATAAGCTTCGCATCCAGTGACAACGCCATGAACTTGGCATCGTTCCAGATACATGTCGAAATCTTGCGGTAGTGTTTTGCCTTGCTCATCCGAAACCATTCCCTTGCGTTTTCGCCTGGTTCCAGGCATTATTTCCTATCCGAACGCGCTAGTTCGTACCTAGCGCCCCTTGCACCCCTCGGCCCCCCGGACTGAGGGGTTTTTCTTTTTGGGCACACCTATCTTTTCATAGCCAATCTGGTACCCTCACTAATAAACATTCACTAACTTTTAACCCTTTGAGGTGCTTTATGACCGAAGCCGAAGTTCAATACATTGCGAAACTTCTTGAAAACAAATCTGACAACTACAAACTTGCCTATGTAGCGGCATACCACGCTGCAAAAGGCGGAAACGTAATTCCACCACAGGCGTTTTACCATTTCCTCAGAACCCTACAGGAAGCGGACGGGGTTGACCCTAGCCAGCTTAAAGACCCATCCTTCACATAAATCGCGAAACATAATGCCCCATCATTTTGCCTGCCCGCCCTCGCTATATGGACAACCAATCCAGCCGCAAGGGCGGGCTATCGGATCGTAGCATTCAATCGCATAGGGGCAGGTAGCGCACCGCATAGCCGATTCAGGCTCGATATAGCGAACAGGCAAGCCTAGGGCGCGTGCAATTGCTATTTCTGCCTGCACCCCTACGGACTCACGCCAACCAGGCAGGCACAGCACCCATAATTCGTGGTGCCGTTCCAGCGTGGCACGACACATTGCCGCCCAAAACGCCCAATCCTTGGGCAGACCAAAACGCACTGCCGCTTCATGTGTGAGCGTTAGCGGAGAATACACGCCATAGCCTTGTTCCCATCCTCGGGCGGCCTGCTCTGTCACCGCCAGAAAACGCGCTTGGCGCACCCTTTCAGATTCATGAGTGTAAGGGGCAGCCAGATACACAAGCACGATACCGTTACTCATCCCTACGCCTCCAAATCCTGGCGGTAGGCAACCACGGTTTCGTCAATCTCGCCCTTCACCTCTTCGGCCAGGGCCTGCACCTCGCGCATGTCCGCGCGGTCCTGTATGGCATTGTGCAATCTGGTTAAGACGGGGTAATCATCCAGGCATTCGGCAAGCACATCTCCCTTATCAGGGATGCCCACGGCATCAGGCACGCAGTGCATACCCAGGGCTTCGGCCATGTAGTTCAGCATTGCATGCGCCAACTTCGTTCCGCCTGCTTCATGCAGATCGTGCAGAAGAACCCGCACCCGTTGAATGTCAGGCCGCGCGGAATCGCCGTCATAGTCAGGGTTTCGCATCTGCTTGTAGAGTTGCTTGTGTCCACGCCGAAAAATGCGCTCGAGCGCGGGCATGCCCAGGCAGTCCTTCGCCTCTCGCATCATCTCCCACGCCTGCAATCGGTGCTTTGTCATATATCGCCCTACTTCTATTTGTTCCGCCCTTCTGTTACGGGAAAGCCAGACACACCAACCCGCAACAGAAGGAGCGGAAATGAAAGGTATTGTTATCGCGGTCAATCGTGTTCGCGGCATGGTAGCCGTTCAACTTGAAGACGGTGACCACATCGTTTTTGACAGTCTCGGCGGCGACTTCTCCAAAGGCGACATTGTTTCGCACATCAAAGACGAACACGGAGACCAGGAAGTCATGAACGTTAGCCAAGGCGCACGAGAAACCATCTACGTTGAAGCCCTAAACGCCACCATCGCAAGCGCCTTAACCCTCATCCGCTAACACCGCCTCCAACATCCGCAGGGCGTCAGCATACGCCTTGCGGGTGTACTGATGCATTTTCACCCCACCCTTACGGCACAGCATTTCGTTAACGCGCATCCCGCGTTCCGCGAGTAGAATCTTCCGCTTAAGCATCACCCGCATAGCGATAAGCCTCTCTTCCCGAGAGCCCTGAATCACAGGCCAGGCAGGTTGAATCCGCCAGTGCGCCATGTTGGAAAAATCCTCACCGGAATTGCGCAAGGTCCATTCCAGCAATTTACGCCGCGCGCGGCATATCGCTTCCTGTTTGCGCTCATCCCTATCCAGCCCGCTGGAATTCAGACACATCGCCTACCCCCTACGCAGGGAAACCCCTG
This region of Desulfovibrio subterraneus genomic DNA includes:
- a CDS encoding tyrosine-type recombinase/integrase, which translates into the protein MFGGVVPGCRPLSHEEVAGAVGAFSGRYVVRNRCLFILGILAGFRIREMLSLRVADVTARGKVRLTVRVARRHMKGKQESRVVYLAPEARRAILDQIRELGYPAPDSFLFRAQGDENKAISYTQARRVLQDAFGRCGIAEDVATHSMRKTFANETYEFMLAQVAEGRGVDPFMEVSQALGHKDPKSTTHYLSFRDESRRAAIRHMGRMLHADVDR
- a CDS encoding DUF1937 family protein, which codes for MSNGIVLVYLAAPYTHESERVRQARFLAVTEQAARGWEQGYGVYSPLTLTHEAAVRFGLPKDWAFWAAMCRATLERHHELWVLCLPGWRESVGVQAEIAIARALGLPVRYIEPESAMRCATCPYAIECYDPIARPCGWIGCPYSEGGQAK
- a CDS encoding helix-turn-helix domain-containing protein; the protein is MQTLTVDEVAARLKRRPEWVRRLIRRKELRGYNMGTQKRPCYRVKEQDLTAFMDERTVNDIERD